The Populus nigra chromosome 4, ddPopNigr1.1, whole genome shotgun sequence genome contains the following window.
TCTTATTTCAATTCAGGGTGAAGCCATAAATTTTGCCAATATTGGAACATCTCCAATACATCCATTGGTTTATGGAAAGTCAGCTAAGAAGACTGATGCATCCGAAAGTGAGGCTAGGTGTGCTATATTTATGtgataaccttttatttttctatcgaAGATGACAAAACAACATAGTTCACATGGATCTTAGGCATTGGCACCAATACTTACGTCACAAGACACGTTTTGTTTCAGAAACTGCAACCCAGATTCTATGGATGGGGAAATGATCAAAGGAAAAATTGTCCTCTGTTACAATGATGACGATTCATACTCCTTTTATGATAAGGAGTACGAAGTGCAGAGTTTAGGAGGAATTGGTCTTGTTTTGGTTGATGACAAGATGAGCGGAGTTGCATCTAATTACAATGAATTCCCTTTGACTGTGATTAGTTCGAAGGATGCTCCCGGGATCCTTTCGTACCTTAACTCGACCAAGTAAGATATGCTATTATCTTGGTGCAATCTTTACCTGTAACTGTATGAGTAACAAATTCATTACATTGATTATGGCAACTTGTTTTctgataaattttatattttcccaGAAATCCAGTTGCAACGATCCTACCTAGCACAGTGGTGTCACAATATAAGCCAGCACCTACTATCGCATACTTCTCATCCAGAGGGCCTTCCTCCCTCTCAAGGAATATCCTCAAGGCAAAGCCAGTTCTTCTAGACAAATTATTTCATTGGATTCATGAATAGCATCTCCCACAAGTCACAGAAGCCTCACCTGAGTATATGTGTGAATAAATTGTTCTCTTGTCTTCTTGCTTTGCAGCCTGATATTGCGGCTCCAGGAGTAGACATACTTGCAGCTTGGATGGCGAATGATACAGAAGTGACTCTTAAAGGTAAAGAATCCCCAAAATTCAACATTATCTCGGGAACTTCCATGTCATGTCCGCATGTTTCTGGAATGGCTGCTGTGGTCAAGTCCCAGTACCCCTCTTGGAGCCCCTCTGCAATCAAATCTGCCATTATGTCAACAGGTAAAGATCTATGACAAGCACAGGAAAACTAATTAgttaatatttcattatttcatattaattttaaaattcctcTTCCGTTTTCTTTCCCTTGCTTACAGCATCTCAGATAAACAATATGAAGGCCCCGATAACAGCAGAATTAGGTGCTATAGCCACGGCTTATGATTATGGGGCAGGAGAAATAAGCACAAGTGGAGCATTGCAACCAGGGCTGGTTTATGAAACCACCACCACTGACTACTTGAACTTCCTATGCTATCACGGGTACAACACATCCACAATTGAAGTTATTTCCAAGGACGTTCCAGATGGTTTTACTTGTCCTAAGGAATCAAGTGTCGACTTGATATCCAACATCAACTACCCGTCAATAGCAGTTTTCAACCTCACTGGAAAGCAGAGCAAGAATATTACCAGAACCCTAACAAATGTTGCTGGAGATGGTAATTCAACATACTCTCTAACCATTGAAGCACCTAGCGGTCTAACCATCACCGTGAGCCCAACTAGCCTGCAATTTACGAAGAACAGCCAGAGATTGAGTTATCAAGTAATTTTCACTACAACTGTCCCTTCATTACCCAAAGACGTGTTTGGGTCAATTATATGGACTAACAAAAAACTTAAAGTCCGCACTCCATTTGTTGCAAGCAGTAGGTAATCACAAAACAGCTGCATCAGAAAGATGTATTTCACAAGTAATAAATTTAAGAATGCTTGAGATCATAAAAGCTCAAACTATATATCTCAAGCTCAATGTATATACAAGAATGCTTGTTGCGCAAGACAACACAGCTTCCTGAGTCTTGCATTTATATTTCTCATTGAGATCTCTCAACCTAGTGAATAGAAAAAGACTGCAAGGGGCCTGAATTTCACTATAATCACATGAATATTAAGAATGATaagttttatttctaacatcaACATGAATCCAAACAGCTCATCGCATCCTTCTCACATAAAACCAATTTCCAAGTTCTGAATTTGTGGGTGCCAAAGAATTGATAGTAAATCATCAGTATGGTAAGACAAGATGGCATAATTAGGCAATCTAAAACACAAAGATATCATAAAGGAACAACAAATACCATATCAACACATTGAAACTATTACAGAATGACACAAGACAAGGAAACAAAATGACAATTGTTTGCAAAACATTAAAACCTTAACATCAATCCACGTCCAACAGAAAAAGGCAATTATAGAAATAGATTAAACCCCTTTCCTTCTACTCAAAAGCCCACTGGTTCTCTCTCCGaacctcctcctcttcctctggTGTAAAGTCATTCTTGATGTTGAATGTCTTACGGATCTCTTCTGGAGTCTTGCCCTTGATCATATCAGCCACTGTCTGACAAGTTAGGTCCAGCAAGTTCTTGATGTTCAAGTAATTGGCAGCCTAAACAAATCCAAGCAGATTAGAATATTAAGATCTATTCCCAAACCTTCCACAGCAAGCGCAAACACATACAGTGACCACAGCCTTTAGACTCCATTAATTCAACATTCACCCAACTTCTAGTATCAgctaaaaataaactcaaaacctaaccctagcaattaaataaggttctaacaataaaataaagctaTGACATTCAACcctagaaattaaataaaacaattaaatcaaaccctagcaattaattaacctaattaaaaaccacaaaaaaaattaagaacaaacCAGGATGAGATCAAAGAGAGTGGCCTGATCAACTTTGACGAACTCAGCATCCCAAGATTTAAGATCATCATCAGCGGAAGAAGGGCGATCGTCCGATTTAGGAGTCTCAACGTGCTTTTTGCAGTACTCGATCACCTTAGAAAGAATCTTGCTTGTGACGTTAGGCAAAGGAATAGCGTTATCAGCGCAATCTTCTTCGATCATGTGTCTTATAGTCTGCGATTCAAGCGCTACAGCTTCGTCTACCTCAAAAGCCTCTCCGTCTGAGCTTTTCAGAGTAAATTTCCTGCTCGACGACATTTCTTTGATCGAGAGACTAAAGAGAAGCTCCAACGATATCTACAGATCAATGAATAGACTGAGCTGAGTAGCAGCAGATTGTTTTATCGTGTTTTCGGGTTATGTGGAACCGATGTTAATCTACGGTCAAAAACGGTGGCAGAGAGTTCGTTGTGGTTTATGATTTCGCCTAGTGGGTGAtatgtttttcctttctaaaaAGGGAGAAATTACATTAAACGGCCCAAGCCCAAATTACTGTTTTAGTAGTCATTGGGCCTAGTTATGACAAGGGAAAGTAATAATAGCCCAGTAAAAACCTAGATCAAACAAATGTGtttcctttatcttttcttataaaattagtttaaattatttttttcttataaaattccttttatttttttaatgaaggtCCTATTTTATCCTTTGTTGATTCTAGGTCCATTTTGAAGGGTcttttaagaggaaaaaaaaagggaaattaactttataatatttaataacacaattaaatattaactcgacaataaaaaataattttatggtgTTTAGTGAATAACTAATATATCTGAATTACTTTTTGAAGCtcgttttaaataaataaataaaactaagataaaaaaatgttagatgAAGATATTATTATCGGATtaagaattttatatatttttttttatgtttaattttttaaaaaaagtaaacatCCAAGAATAACTAATAAGATGCAACTAATTACTATCtgaataccatatatatatatatatatatatatatatatatatatatatatatatatttgccaaTAAACACCGTT
Protein-coding sequences here:
- the LOC133692051 gene encoding SKP1-like protein 1B; amino-acid sequence: MSSSRKFTLKSSDGEAFEVDEAVALESQTIRHMIEEDCADNAIPLPNVTSKILSKVIEYCKKHVETPKSDDRPSSADDDLKSWDAEFVKVDQATLFDLILAANYLNIKNLLDLTCQTVADMIKGKTPEEIRKTFNIKNDFTPEEEEEVRRENQWAFE
- the LOC133692050 gene encoding CO(2)-response secreted protease-like; protein product: MKGYAICYVLFPILFVAFLVESAGAAEGEKDGVYIVYMGAATGSSKNDHAQLLSSVLKRRKNALVQSYVHGISGFAARLSAAEAQSIAKTPGVVSVFRDPVYQLHTTRSWDFLKYGTDVVIDSSPNSDSNSSSGGYDSIIGILDTGISPESESFSGKDLGPIPSRWNGTCVDAHDFCNGKIIGARAYNSPDDDDDDDRLDNTPRDMIGHGTHVASTAAGTVVPDASYYGLATGTAKGGSPGSRIAMYRVCTRYGCLGSSILAAFSDAIKDGVDILSLSLGSPASLMLDYKEDPIAIGAYHAVENGITVVCSAGNDGPSEETVTNVAPWILTVAATTIDRKFESNVVLDGGKVIKGEAINFANIGTSPIHPLVYGKSAKKTDASESEARNCNPDSMDGEMIKGKIVLCYNDDDSYSFYDKEYEVQSLGGIGLVLVDDKMSGVASNYNEFPLTVISSKDAPGILSYLNSTKNPVATILPSTVVSQYKPAPTIAYFSSRGPSSLSRNILKPDIAAPGVDILAAWMANDTEVTLKGKESPKFNIISGTSMSCPHVSGMAAVVKSQYPSWSPSAIKSAIMSTASQINNMKAPITAELGAIATAYDYGAGEISTSGALQPGLVYETTTTDYLNFLCYHGYNTSTIEVISKDVPDGFTCPKESSVDLISNINYPSIAVFNLTGKQSKNITRTLTNVAGDGNSTYSLTIEAPSGLTITVSPTSLQFTKNSQRLSYQVIFTTTVPSLPKDVFGSIIWTNKKLKVRTPFVASSR